TCCTTTCTTGGTCAGATTGTGGGTTTCTCTACTGCTTCTGCTATTTGGCATTCTCTGGAACAACTCTTCACTGCTGCCTCTTTTGCCAAAATTTCTGAGGTCCGAACCTCTTTGCAGACATTGAAGAAGGATGGCCTCACTGCTCTTGTTTATTTGCAGAAATTGAAATCATTATGTAACATTCTTGCTTCTGTTGGTGACCCCGTCTCTTACAAAGATCAGCTGATTTATCTACTCAATGGATTGCGACCGGAGTACAACTCCTTTGTGAGCTCTATTCAGGCTCGGTCGGATCGTCCTTCCATTGAAGAAGTTCACTCTCTTCTTCTCAGTTTTGAGGCTCGTTTGGACCGTCAAACTTCTGCCGCTACCATTAGCTCCCTTCAAGCCAATTTTACCCAGCTTCCCTTCTCCAAACCCAAACCAAAACAGTTTCCCTCCTCCTCCTATCGTCCTGCTCAGGCCCCCACTCGTCCCTCCCGTCCTCCGCTGCCTTCCTCTTTtacttcttcttctcctcatgtTCCCAATACCCGTCTCCCTTACCGCCCTAAGTGCCAAATCTGTTTTCGTTTGGGCCATACCGCCGCTTATTGCTATCATCGCCATAACCATCAGTATAGTCCCTCCCCACCTCCTAAACAGTATACTGCCTATTTTTCCCAGCATCCCTCTCAGCCACCATTACTCCCCACTCCATCAGCTACTCCCCAAACTGTGATGGACCCGAACTGGTACATGGACTCAGGGGCGTCTCATCATTTCACTCCCGACATGAATCTGTTGGAATCGGCTCAACCTTTCCATGGTGGTGACACAATTACGGTGGGTAATGGTAAGCAAGTCTCTATCTCTCATATTGGCCATGCATCCTTACCTGCTTATCATATTTCCCTTCAACTCAGTCAGGTGTATTACTCTCCCTCTCTCACTAAAAATCTGTTAAGTGTTTCCAAATTATGCCAAGATAATGCAGCTTATGTGGAATTTCATCCTCACCTCTTTCTTGTTAAATCTCAGGCAAACAATCGCATTCTCCTCAAGGGTCTTCTTGAAAATGGTCTCTACCGTGTCTCTACTCCTCCTTCCATTCCGTCATCATCCCCACGGTTGTTCCTTTCCTCCAAGACCGACCTCAGTTTGTGGCATTCTCGTCTAGGGCATTCCTCACCTGATGTTGTCACTCGTGTTATTTCTAAGTGTAATATTTCAGTTTCTAAGAAAGATCATTTTCGTTTTTGTTCCTCTTGTCAAATGGCTAAGTCTCACCGACTTCCATTCCCAAATTCTGTATCTAGGGCTTCAATGCCTTTTGAATTAATACATACGGATCTTTGGGGACCTTCCCCTGTTTCTTCTGTCACTGGTGttcgttattttattttattcattgATGATTATAGTCGTTTTACTTGGTGTTACTTACTTAAAACAAAAGATGAGGCCTATCAAgcttttcttacctttaaatccATGGTCTCTACTCAATTCACTGGTTCCATTAAGCGTGTTCGCTCGGATTGGGGCGGTGAATTCCGTTCCCTGTCCACTTTTTTCTCTCATCATGGCATTCACCATGAACTGGCCTGCCCATACACTCCTCAACAAAACGGTCGTGTCGAACGTAAGAATCGCCATGTAGTTGAGACCGGTCTTGCCCTATTAGCTCACGCCCATATGCCACTTCATTTTTGGCCCTATGCTTTTTCTACTGCCATTTACATTATCAATCGTCTCCCTACTCGTGTTTTACTTTATCAAACTCCTTTTTGTGTTCTTTATGACAAAGATCCCTCTTACTCTCATTTTCGTGTCTTTGGGTGTGAATGTTTTCCCTTTCTTCGGCCATACAACTCTCATAAGTTAGAATTTCGGTCTTCATCATGTGTATTTCTTGGGTATAGTAGCCATCACAAAGGTTATCTCTGTCTTAATGCTTCCACTGGTCGTCTTTATGTTACTCGCCATGTTGTTTTTAATGAACTCCGTTTTCCTTATGCTCACTCTATCTCTTCACTTTCTACCCCTCCCGTGCCATCTCATACCGTCATTCATACTCTACCTTTTCCTTCCTCACCCGCGACTTCTCCTTCCCCTTCCCCTCCCCAACCCGAGGCTTCCCCTCCCCAACCCGAGCCTTCCCCTTCCCCTTCCTCACCCGCAGCTTCTTCTTCCACTCCCCCACCCGAGACTTCCCCCTGTCCCATCACTCCCCTTGTGTCTCCTCCCTCCACCTCTCCCGCCGTAAGTTTGCATGGTCCATGTGTGCCTACCATTACCCCTCATAATTTTCACCCTATGGTAACTCGAGCTAAATCTGGGATTCACAAACCTCGGTTATTTTATAGTGTGGTTGCAGGTACACCTATTGAGCCGTCCACTTTCAAGGAGGCTAATTCTCAGCCGGAATGGCAGTTGGCTATGCGCCAAGAGTTTGATGCTCTTCAGTCTCAAGGTACTTGGACTCTTGTCCCGCTGCCTCCACAGTGTACTATTATTGGCTGCAAGTGGGTCTATCGGCTTAAACTTAATGCTGATGGTTCGGTTGATCGTTTCAAGGCACGCTTAGTTGCCAAGGGTTATCATCAAACTGCTGGTCTTGACTTTCATGAGACATTCAGTCCCGTCATCAAACCAGCCACTATTCGGTTGGTTCTCTCCGTCGCTGTCTCTTTTCACTGGCCTGTCCAATAGATTGACATCCAGAACGCTTTCTTACATGGGGACTTAACTGAAACTGTCTATATGACCCAGCCGCCTGGTTTTGTGAATCCCGCTGCCCCCACGCATGTTTGCAAACTTGCTAAGTCCCTATACGGCTTGAAGCAGTCCCCTCGTGCTTGGTTTCTTAAGTTGACTACTACCTTACTGGATTGGGATTTTCAAGCATCAAAAGCTGACTGTTCTATGTTTATGTACAGATCTGGAGCTATTATGTTGATTGTTCTTATCTATGTAGATGATATTATCATCACAGGATCTACCTCTGCTGTTATTTCTTATTTGATTGGTTATCTTCGCACCAAATTTGCagtgaaaaatctgggttcgctacACTATTTTTTGGGCTTGCAAGTGTCTCGGACTGCTCATGGAATGCATCTTTCTCAGACCAAGTACATCAGAGATCTTCTTACAAAAACAGGTCTCTTGGACTCCAAACCAGTCCCTACTCCAATAGCTTTGGGCTCTCTTTCTATTCATGATGGTGACTTGCTCTCCGATGCCACTTCATATCGCAGCATTATCGGTGCTCTTCAATATTGCACATTCACTAGGCCTGACATCTCCTACTCAGTTAACAAGTTATGCCAGTTTATGCATTCCCCTACTACGGTCCATCTACAGGCTGCGAAGCGGGTACTGCGATATCTTAAAGGGACTCCTCACTTGGGACTTTTCATTCAGCCCGATTCTATTTCACAACTCCGCTGCTTTACCGATGCAGATTGGGCTTCTTGTCCTGATGATCGGCGTAGCACTAGTGCATATTGTGTTTTCCTTGGCCTTAACCTTCTCTCGTGGTCCTCttccaaggagaaagtggtctcaCGCTCCAGTACAGAATCTGAATATCGAGCCCTTGCCAATGGGGCCTCCGAAGTCTCTTGGCTTGAAACATTGCTGGCTGAACTTGGATTTCCAGTCTCCAACCCGTCTGTGCTTCATTGTGATAATATTAGCACCCTTCATTTAGCCTCCAATCCAGTTCTGCATGCTCGTACCAAGCACGTGGAAATCGATTGTCACTTTGTGCGTGAACGGGTCAATCGTGGTAGTCTTCGTCTTGTCTTCACTCCTTCGTCGGATCAACTTGCAGATTGTCTAACCAAACCGCTTGTGGCTTCTCGGTTCCATGACTTACGCACCAAACTCAACGTCCTTCCTTGCCCGTTGAGTTTGCGGGGGGATGTTAAACCATAaattaatctcattttattattgtatttctCTGATTAGTTACAATGGTTATAGTGGTTATATGTAAAGGACAGATGTCCATTTTCTATGCATTGGTCCCCTCCTTATTGGACTGTATATATTCATGTACTCTGTTATTGAATATTCAAGGAATACAAAACAGCTTCTATTATTCCTtctatttttctctttcttttctgttTGTTTTCAGTTAATAATTTCGAGTAGTATTGCAAAATCTTAATAATatctttgaaagaaaaaaaaattagtgaaatttTGAATGTGCTACCACTAGTATTATTTAGCCAATAAAGGCGAGTATCAATTTGGAATATGATAAACTTATATGATCTTATCttctttattttagtatattatattaatatatatatgtcttTTTTTAAAAGCTATATTGTATAGTGCTGTAGTGGTTGAGATAATACAATTTGTGACTTTTAATTGAGCCAACGCATGATCATTGCCCAATGGATAACATTTTGAAACTTTATAATCTATATATGTCCGTCACATTCATAACTTAGCAATACATACATAAAtttatattagttttatttttataaaacccaACCTAGTAAAAAATAAAAGCTAAGGGGGGCATTCTTCTTTTCCAAATATTCATACAAGCAAATAGATAAAGTTAATAATTACACGAAatgaaaaaagaaattaaaactaAGAAGAAAATAGGATTGTCTAAAAAACAAAAGCAAGTATTTTTACACGCATTAAAACTTCAATAATTCACATTTATATTTTGACCTATACAAATACAAAGAAGGTAGGTGGCGGTGCAACTATGAAAACGACCATTAAGAAAATAAATCAAAGACGTTACTGTCAAACAAAAATTTTGATAACAAAAAACTTTTCACCAAAGTTGTGAGTGAAACAAATGTTAGTGAGTTCATACTTCCAAATGTCTCCAAAAGGATCAACTAATGTCAGTAATGATTATTGTGAGTAGTAAGGCAAGTATTCGGTTGCGAGCTTAGGAAAGGCCCAAAAAAAAAAGCAGGGCCTTGTTATGATTGGTTGTCGAGCAAAGCTAGAAGTCCTCGCACTGTGTGGTGAGCAAAACCTTGCAGGTTGGACTTGGAACGAGTCCGTGGAGAAACCGTTAAACTTGTCCGAGGTTACGGTGCCTATCAGACAGTCAGGGGTCAGGACCTCGTTTTCCTGTGTCTCGCACATGCCAGTCAAACTGATTTTACGTCCTTTGACTAACCCCACACCCATAATGGTTTCGGTTTTCGAAAACTAAATTAtataattcacacttaaattttTTAATCATCTTAGAATTAAAAACAGTAACTATTATTGTTGTTTATGATagaataaaatattaaagaaacTCAAAATTATATCCAAAATGTAACTGCAGTAATTGCTATAGAATACCACACGATATTAAATTATTACATAAAGACTTACGGTTGTATTAGTGTGGTGAACAGTGAACACTTTGTTTTTAAATTCTTTTTACGTAATATTGTTCTTACATTTaaaatatgataaataattataaatttcaAATGCTACGATAGTGGCTATGGTCTAGTCTATGTTGTGTCTGTTATATGGGTCCTACAAAATTCAAGTATTAAAATTTGCATTTATCCCGAAAATGCAATTTAATTCTTATGAGCCGGAGAATAATTACTCATGATGATAACGAATATTGACTATTATCCCTAACCATtacctttttttttaaatttttttgttgtgGGGGTGTTGAAGTAGAGCTAATCAAGACTttctactaaaataaaataaccaaaaCGACAACATGTAAACAAAGCTGTATGGGCACGACATCGACATGTGAATAAAAAGAACAACCGACCAAAAGAgcatttagttttaaaaattacaTGATAATATTGACCCTGTGATGATATTTTGAAACTAGGCGACATGAATTTTTATTTCATGGTAATTGAATTTTCAACCATTGAAGCAAAATTAACCAAAGAAAATTCCTATTTCACTTTGAATGGCAGGAGAAGAAACCTTCGAAGTTGAGGAACAAAATGATGTTAAAGTCAGAGATCAGAAAGGTAT
This genomic interval from Humulus lupulus chromosome 8, drHumLupu1.1, whole genome shotgun sequence contains the following:
- the LOC133795275 gene encoding uncharacterized mitochondrial protein AtMg00810-like, with translation MTQPPGFVNPAAPTHVCKLAKSLYGLKQSPRAWFLKLTTTLLDWDFQASKADCSMFMYRSGAIMLIVLIYVDDIIITGSTSAVISYLIGYLRTKFAVKNLGSLHYFLGLQVSRTAHGMHLSQTKYIRDLLTKTGLLDSKPVPTPIALGSLSIHDGDLLSDATSYRSIIGALQYCTFTRPDISYSVNKLCQFMHSPTTVHLQAAKRVLRYLKGTPHLGLFIQPDSISQLRCFTDADWASCPDDRRSTSAYCVFLGLNLLSWSSSKEKVVSRSSTESEYRALANGASEVSWLETLLAELGFPVSNPSVLHCDNISTLHLASNPVLHARTKHVEIDCHFVRERVNRGSLRLVFTPSSDQLADCLTKPLVASRFHDLRTKLNVLPCPLSLRGDVKP